Proteins from a single region of Dictyostelium discoideum AX4 chromosome 5 chromosome, whole genome shotgun sequence:
- the pho2A gene encoding protein phosphatase 2A catalytic subunit, whose translation MGEFQDVDKYISILKECKPLSESEVRDLCEKAREILSKESNVQPVRCPVTVCGDIHGQFHDLMELFKIGGNCPDTNYLFMGDYVDRGFYSVETVTLLVALKVRYKDRVTILRGNHESRQITQVYGFYDECLRKYGNPNVWKLFTDLFDYLPLTALIENQVFCLHGGLSPSIDTLDHIENLDRVQEVPHEGAMCDLLWSDPDDRLGFGYSPRGAGYTFGKDISEQFNHNNGLTLVARAHQLVMEGYNWCHDQNVVTIFSAPNYCYRCGNLAAIMEIDEKMKHTFLQFDPAPRRGEPHVTRRTPDYFL comes from the exons atggGTGAATTTCAAGATGTAGATAAatatatttcaattttaaaagaatgtAAACCATTATCAGAAAGTGAAGTAAGAGATTTATGCGAAAAAGCACGTGAAATTCtttcaaaagaatcaaatgTACAACCAGTTAGATGTCCAGTCACTGTTTGTGGTGATATTCATGGTCAATTTCACGATTTAATGGAATTATTCAAAATTGGAGGTAATTGTCCAGATACAAATTACCTTTTCATGGGTGATTACGTAGATAGAGGTTTCTACTCTGTAGAGACTGTAACTTTATTAGTTGCCTTAAAAGTACGTTATAAGGATCGTGTTACCATTTTAAGAGGTAATCATGAATCTAGACAAATTACACAAGT atATGGTTTTTATGATGAATGTTTAAGAAAATACGGTAATCCAAATGTTTGGAAATTATTTACAGATTTATTTGACTATCTTCCATTAACagcattaattgaaaatcaagTATTTTGTCTTCATGGTGGTTTATCACCATCAATTGATACACTCGATCATATTGAGAATTTAGATCGTGTTCAAGAGGTACCACACGAAGGTGCAATGTGTGATCTTTTATGGTCTGATCCAGATGATCGTCTTGGTTTTGGATATTCACCAAGAGGTGCCGGTTATACATTTGGTAAAGATATCTCTGAACAATTCAATCACAATAACGGCCTAACTTTAGTCGCAAGAGCTCATCAACTTGTTATGGAGGGTTACAATTGGTGTCATGATCAAAATGTTGTCACCATTTTCTCCGCTCCAAACTATTGTTATAGATGTGGTAATCTTGCTGCTATTATggaaattgatgaaaaaatgaaacatACTTT CCTTCAATTTGATCCAGCTCCAAGAAGAGGTGAACCACATGTAACTCGTCGTACTCCAGACTACTTCTTGTAA